The DNA window GCTGACCGTATTTGCTATGCGGGCTAACCATGTCGCCTTCGCCATTGATAAGGCGGGTGGGCTACCCGTAGTGGCTAAGCAGCTTACCGGCTCCCAGGGTAGTGGTGTATCAATCTTGGAGACGCCATTGGCAGCTAACACGACAATGGAAAGCTTTCATCGGGCAAACATTCCGGTTAAGCTACAACGCTTCGTTAAAGCACATGATAGCAGTAGTGGCAAGCCGACCGATATCCGGGCCATTGTGATAGGTGATGAAGTAGTATCAGCAATGGAACGAACAGCCAGCCAGGGGGACTTTAGAGCCAATTTATCAAAAGGAGGTAATGGACGTTCCATCAACTTGAGCGGTGTCGAGACTGAAATGTGCATCAAGGCCGCTAAGGCGGTCGGACTGGAGTTTGCTGGAGTGGACCTAATCCGGGAAAAGATGGGCCAGACTTATGTAACAGAGGTGAATGGTAATCCCGGAACTGGAATCATTGACATAACCAAGAAGAATCACTTCATTGATTTGGTAAAATATATTCAAACCAAGTGTAAAGAGTCAGACACCCTTACAGCTCCAGTGCCACTACCAGATGATGATAAGGAAGACAAACAGCAGCAGGAAAACGAGGAAGAAGCTTCAATAGCCAGATACCAATTGCTATTGGCAAAAGAACAGCGAGGCAGCTTAGATTACAATGAGAATGCAATACTATCCTTCTTCAAAAGGCGGTTCGGTAAAGTTTAACTGCATCAAAGCGAATTGCGTAATATTTAATGTAAGCTAACAAGTTCAAAAAAATAGACGGAACGAAAGCGTCAATGCACACTAATTGCACCATTATTTATGAATAGTACGCTTAATCTGATATTAAGTAACTGACAGTCAGTTACTTAATATTGTCTATACCAATATAGCAAAAGTATATTATATATAATGTAATTTTGCTATATTTGTATAGACGAGAGTGTTGGAATCAAAAGCTTACAATTGTGATTTTCGATGTGTTACTTCTCAAACTAGCGGCTTGGATACTACGTGAAAGAAACGTAGCGAGATGTAAAGACATTAGTAGGAAAGATAATAATGACCTATATGCTATGGCAGAACGTATTGACTCAATCGTCAAGCGCATGAAAGGCCACTATCAAAGTATAAGATAAGCAGATGAACTATTCATCGTTCAAAAGGTACTATAGCCTTATAACCGAGTTTTATAATATGACAGTTTAAACCGCTGGTTGCGCTTCTAAAAACGCTCTCTTCGTTATGGAAAGACGCTGCCACAATGGACTGACAATTTTTAAAAGAGGCAAGTTCTATAAGCAGGTTACGAAGACTCTGATCTGACATTGAGTGCTGCTCTGGTTCGTCCATAACAATTAATCCAGGGTGATTGCCATTATATAAGTCAGATACTTTAAAGAGAGTACAAGTATATGCCCATATACTTCTTACAAAATCGCTAGCTGAACTGTCGTATCTTATATCGTAACTTTTTTTGTTTCTACTGTCTAACTCTTTTCTCAAAGCTAATCCTTCTACTGAAGGCTGGTATTTATCAAATGAAATCTTTATTGAGTTAGGATCTTTACTACTGTAATTAAATTTATTTAAATATAATCTAAAGTAACTTTCCATGTCACTATGTTTTCGAGCATCAAGATGCGATAACATAGCCTTTGGTAAACGAGCTTCATCATTAAGAATAGATGTGAACTCATCAACTAAAAAAACTATTTCATCTTTTAAGCTATCAAACTTTTTGCTAAATTTTACATAAAAATCTAGTCTTTGTCTTGATATTATTTTTCTCTCAATATCAGCTTCAGAAGGTAATCTATCGTCAGACATTAATGTCTTTTTGATTCCTCTTAGTTCACTTCTTTGGTTACGTAATGTAGTGGATAGAACTGCTATATTAGTAGTATTACGATCAATATTTTGTTGTGCCGTGTCTATATATATTTCAATCATTTTTTGCTGAGCTTTGAGGAAATCTAAATTTTCGTCAGCAGTCATTACTCTCTGATTTATATTCTGTGGTAATAGAGATCCATTAATGTGTTGATGACACGTAGGACACGAATCTAAGGATACTGAAAGATCAAGAGTACTACCAAGTTTTTGTAATTTGATTTCGGCTTTATAACTCTCAACGTCTTTTTTAGTATCTTCTAACTGACTTTTTAAGTAACGAACTTTCTCAATATCTTGAGAGGTTTCCTGTGTTAATTTTCCATATAAAATACTGCCGTCGGATATTGTTTCCTCTAATTCTAATAACTTCTTTTCGAAATCATTGGATCTGTCTTGCACTTTCGGGATGGCCTTATTCTCTAATGCATTGTATTCTTCTCCGAGAAGTTTTAAATATTCGTCAATAGATAAAACTCTATTCTGATGATTAATTGTAAATCTAATTAAATTGAAATCTTCTATCTTTTCTGGTTTTTCAGGGTAGCCTCTTAAAATGCAATTTCCACTATTGGCGAGTTCCTTTAATCTAATCTTTAAAGTGTCCCATTTATGCTGTAATTGCTGCTTTGCTTGTTTTAATTCTTGTTTTTTTATATCATTCTCAATAATATCCATGTTCAACAAAAATTCTGCTACTTTACTTTCGACACTCCTTAAGCCAAAGTAAGGGATCGTAGCTAGAAAGTCGGACCAGCCTGATTTTTGTTCTATAAAAAAGGCTGGGAATACCGTCTGAATATATAGTTTAGCCTCATTGCCTTGTGCATTATTAATAGAAGGAAGATGCCACCCTAAAAAGTTTTCTAAGTATGCATGAAAACCGTGTTGCTTGTCCTGTGCTGCATTAGCGTCGAATAGATAGTAGTTCTTCAAAGACATACTTGACCTATCTTCTTCGGAACCAGTTAGATATGCCCCATCGAATACGTCGACAAGTTTATAATCTCTATAAGTGCTTTGCACACTACGCTTAGTGGTTATCGTTCGATAATTTTCAATTTCTAGATATACGTAGCTCTCGGTAACTTGATGATAACTCTCCCCATCTTCTACAATATCTTTCAAAACGGACTGCATAGTTTTTGTGCCTTGCCCCCCAAAAGCTCCTCCATGCCTAATCCATGGAGTATTGCTTGAACACATGTACTCTTTCCTGATGTATTGTTCCCGTATATAATATTTAAGCCGTCCCCAAATACTATATCTCTGCCGTATTTTCCGTCTACGGTGAAAACTTCAATTCTTAAAGCTTTTATTTTAAGCATCTTTCTGAGCCCAAGTGGCTATCTTTTTTAGTTTATCATCTGAAATGCCCTTTCCAATAGCAATTAAAAAGGCTTTCTCAGATGGTAAAATTTGTGGATCATTCTGAATTAATTTCAAAAATTGTTCTCCTTTCTCCGCTATGGAATAACTAGCCTTTTCTATGGTTATTAATCCTTCGGAAGTGGCGTACTCCAGAGCTCGAGTTAGAGCAGGTTCTAGTCCCCAAAACTCTATATAACTTGAGAATCTTGATGTGATTAAATCTCTAACTCTAGACTGATTTTGTGGATTCCTTAATGCCCATACAAAGAAATGTATCTTTAAAGGGGAAGCTTTAGATCCTCTAGAGTTGAGTTTTAATATTAATAATATTAAAACTATTTTAGAGTGTATCCTATAATTTATAGATACAGCTAAAGGTCGTTGCTTAAATGTTATTTTTTTTGTTTCGACTATTTCCATCTTCTATTCAAAATCAATGTGACACTCCAACATCCATTTGCTTACAACTTGATCAGATATTGTATTGATCATTGTTTTACTTAGTTCTGGAAATTCTTGCTCAAGCACTACTTTAAGATCATTATTTATATCTCTATATAGTATGTTTGGGTTTTCATCACTTATCATGCATTTTGTTGCTACGCTATGTTCAAAAGAACTAATTAGTCGAACGAAGCTTTCGTATTTTTCCGGCAGTCTAGTTTCCCATTGCCTGAGAATATCACTTCCCAGTAAATAGTTTTTTACGCAATGATTTGTTAAAGATTCAATTTTAATTTCCCTATTCGGCTTATTAGGAGGCAATACGGAACCATATTTTCTGATTGCGTTTTGGGTGTATGAAATTTCAGCATCTTTCCAATCAGATATATATTCACTAGTAATATCTATGCTCTCTTTTATATCTAACTTGAATTGAAGATGTTTTAAAGCAATCGGAATTTGAGCTGCATAGTCATCTAACTCATGCACATGAACGAAGAAATCATCATGTAAGATGCTTAACTTTTTATCTCTATATTCAGTTGCTTTTTTATTGCAGTATGCATGAATGTCTTTGTTTCTATACTCTGGCGTTATTAAGATCCAGTCTTTGATTTTATTGTCCATCAAATGTGATTTTAGATCATGCTCATTTTTTACCAGTTTTGATAAGTCCTTATTGATTTTATCTTTCTGTTTGTCAGTTAAATCTGCTGTTGTAGTATCATCGTCAGGACAATAGCACTGAAATACCCTGCCGGACAAGGTATATCCTTCTATTCCAAGATCGCCATGAACTGTAGCGTCCATTCTGCGATATCTTTCATCTGCATATTTATGCTTAAGACAAATTTGAA is part of the Spirosoma rhododendri genome and encodes:
- a CDS encoding ATP-grasp domain-containing protein, translating into MKLLILSTGTPSKYLTQAITDAGHTYETHDPRNLYLFISEQVNGYDRIFNGSPELESPVRLFAASFDAVISRIGAELPLCVSILRHLNENLTVYSPQTAIGLLVAHDKLWTSQVLSAANVRTPLTVFAMRANHVAFAIDKAGGLPVVAKQLTGSQGSGVSILETPLAANTTMESFHRANIPVKLQRFVKAHDSSSGKPTDIRAIVIGDEVVSAMERTASQGDFRANLSKGGNGRSINLSGVETEMCIKAAKAVGLEFAGVDLIREKMGQTYVTEVNGNPGTGIIDITKKNHFIDLVKYIQTKCKESDTLTAPVPLPDDDKEDKQQQENEEEASIARYQLLLAKEQRGSLDYNENAILSFFKRRFGKV
- a CDS encoding AAA family ATPase gives rise to the protein MLKIKALRIEVFTVDGKYGRDIVFGDGLNIIYGNNTSGKSTCVQAILHGLGMEELLGGKAQKLCSPF